In the genome of Halarsenatibacter silvermanii, one region contains:
- a CDS encoding sodium:solute symporter family protein gives MEELDFVVGWHGVAVLIVWPLIILGMGIYISRFVSKDSKHSFYVAGGGLGTIVLFFTLYASQYSGNTVIGYAPQAYRIGFTWLQSIPFMIVVLAGYMLYAPRLHHISKKHDFITPVDWFQHRFGSELVSFVAVLIMLYGLSNFLLEQLVAIGHAVAGLTAGVVPYQFGVLFLVVIMLLYEWLGGMQAVAIADTFNGVLLLLGVFGLLFFSFTVIGGLGEATEFAAQNFPDRVGAPDTTSAVNWLSMLMLTAFGATMYPHAIQRIYAAESEATLKKSFKRMAWMPFLTTGVVFVVGIIGLKEFPGLGEMEAEELIGMMAARIAGQSGFHYFLMLLLFCGIMGAIMSTADSIILAISSLISNDLYARHINPDASEKKQVLVGKIGGIVLVGLLILVAWFPPGTLYEIFVLKLEIMTQIAPAFMLGLYWERLNGKAVLVGMLVGSIIGGGMTIAGMGTIAGVHGGIIGLAVNFAICVVGSLLLPQSETEKELAEEYTQISA, from the coding sequence TTGGAGGAACTCGATTTTGTCGTAGGCTGGCATGGTGTGGCAGTTTTGATCGTCTGGCCTCTGATAATTCTGGGCATGGGTATCTACATATCGCGTTTTGTCAGCAAAGATTCGAAACATAGTTTTTACGTGGCCGGCGGTGGTCTTGGTACCATTGTGCTTTTCTTTACCCTTTATGCCTCGCAGTACAGCGGCAATACGGTGATAGGTTATGCGCCTCAGGCCTATCGTATCGGTTTCACCTGGCTGCAGTCTATTCCTTTTATGATCGTTGTGCTGGCAGGATATATGCTTTACGCTCCAAGACTTCATCATATATCCAAAAAACATGATTTTATCACGCCTGTAGACTGGTTTCAGCACCGTTTTGGTTCCGAGCTGGTCAGTTTTGTGGCGGTTTTGATAATGCTTTATGGTCTTTCGAATTTCTTGCTCGAGCAGCTTGTGGCCATAGGCCATGCGGTTGCGGGTCTTACCGCCGGCGTGGTTCCCTATCAGTTCGGGGTGCTGTTTCTGGTGGTGATCATGCTCCTTTACGAATGGCTGGGCGGCATGCAGGCTGTGGCTATTGCCGATACCTTCAATGGAGTTTTGCTGCTTTTAGGGGTTTTTGGACTCTTATTTTTCTCCTTTACTGTTATCGGCGGCCTGGGCGAAGCGACTGAATTCGCCGCTCAAAACTTTCCCGACCGGGTGGGAGCTCCCGATACCACTTCGGCGGTGAACTGGCTGAGCATGCTTATGCTGACAGCCTTTGGAGCGACCATGTATCCTCACGCCATTCAGCGTATTTATGCAGCTGAAAGCGAGGCCACGCTCAAAAAGAGCTTCAAGAGGATGGCCTGGATGCCCTTTTTGACCACCGGTGTCGTTTTCGTGGTCGGCATAATCGGCCTTAAAGAATTTCCCGGTCTGGGCGAGATGGAGGCTGAAGAGCTGATCGGCATGATGGCGGCCCGAATAGCCGGTCAGTCAGGTTTTCATTACTTTCTCATGCTGCTACTTTTCTGCGGAATCATGGGAGCTATCATGTCCACCGCCGATTCGATCATTCTGGCCATTTCCTCGCTCATATCGAATGATCTTTATGCCCGACATATAAACCCTGATGCCTCGGAGAAAAAACAGGTGCTCGTCGGCAAGATAGGCGGCATCGTGCTGGTCGGTCTTTTGATACTGGTGGCCTGGTTTCCGCCCGGAACTCTTTACGAAATATTTGTGCTCAAACTGGAGATTATGACGCAGATAGCTCCGGCTTTCATGCTGGGCCTTTACTGGGAACGGTTAAATGGCAAAGCCGTGCTCGTCGGCATGCTTGTCGGCAGCATTATCGGCGGCGGCATGACAATAGCCGGCATGGGCACAATAGCCGGTGTGCATGGAGGTATTATAGGGCTGGCGGTTAATTTTGCCATCTGTGTCGTCGGCAGTCTGCTGCTTCCTCAAAGCGAGACCGAAAAGGAACTGGCCGAGGAATACACTCAGATAAGCGCCTGA
- a CDS encoding Rpn family recombination-promoting nuclease/putative transposase, which yields MLKFLDRYDIINKPHDGLFIRALGDAEAAREFIELRLPDKFQERMKLDTIKSEDTSYVDERFDRFSSDRVFSVELEGGQKAYVAYLFEHKSKMERDTIYQLLKYYMAIWDDKMNEDGDIPLIIPILFYHGREDWTAPTKLSELIMGETDWAEEIIPEFECYLYTLEDLVEVMPGMTVPKLRFYIEVLSIVREKGEIFLELFDEFLKNVSEYVERSGEDDFYYSVYLYVLQDKDAEEEIDSAKVIDIARKYEPEGRDRVKTLADELKEEAKQEGFEEGKEKGRREELIDTLVTFLEGRFGVLSEDLEEKIEASSMEDLKKLRENFFNIDSLEEAEEILSE from the coding sequence TTGCTGAAATTTTTAGACAGGTATGATATCATTAACAAGCCGCATGATGGGCTTTTCATAAGAGCTTTGGGCGACGCTGAGGCGGCGAGAGAATTCATCGAACTCAGATTGCCCGATAAGTTCCAGGAGAGGATGAAGCTGGATACTATAAAAAGCGAGGATACCAGCTATGTCGACGAGAGGTTCGACAGGTTTTCCTCCGACCGGGTGTTCAGCGTTGAGCTTGAGGGCGGCCAAAAAGCTTATGTAGCCTATCTCTTCGAGCACAAAAGCAAGATGGAGAGGGACACGATCTACCAGCTCTTGAAGTACTACATGGCGATCTGGGATGATAAGATGAATGAGGATGGGGATATCCCCTTGATCATTCCCATCCTTTTCTACCACGGCCGGGAGGACTGGACGGCTCCAACGAAGCTCTCGGAATTGATCATGGGCGAGACGGACTGGGCTGAGGAGATAATACCCGAGTTTGAGTGCTATCTTTACACGCTGGAGGATTTAGTGGAAGTGATGCCCGGGATGACAGTCCCCAAGCTCAGGTTCTACATCGAAGTATTGAGCATTGTGCGGGAAAAGGGAGAAATTTTTCTGGAACTTTTCGACGAATTTCTCAAAAACGTAAGCGAGTACGTGGAAAGGTCCGGGGAGGATGACTTCTATTACAGCGTCTATCTTTATGTACTGCAGGACAAGGACGCAGAAGAAGAGATAGATTCGGCTAAGGTCATAGACATTGCTAGAAAGTATGAGCCCGAAGGGAGGGATAGAGTGAAAACTCTTGCAGATGAGCTAAAGGAAGAAGCTAAACAGGAAGGTTTTGAAGAAGGTAAAGAGAAGGGGAGACGGGAAGAATTGATAGATACCCTTGTTACATTCCTTGAAGGTAGATTTGGGGTGCTTTCAGAGGATCTGGAAGAGAAAATAGAAGCTAGCAGCATGGAAGATTTGAAAAAGCTCAGGGAAAATTTCTTCAATATCGATAGCCTGGAAGAGGCCGAGGAAATTTTGAGTGAGTAA
- a CDS encoding ParB/RepB/Spo0J family partition protein, with translation MNFAVLSLSNIEVMPDQSRQKFDEEALDDLARSIEQLGQLQPVIVRRNKEQGAADDSRYQLIAGERRYRAMKQQEEKGDIAALIVDEEIEPEKIKEINLVENIQREDLDELERAQGIKSYMDRHDLTVKEASLRLGVPRTTLTQWLKILEIKPEYQQAVLDDDCSLGLSHVSRAVSLGSSTGNPVLTEKLIKAVIKYNLTRAEVEKIGRLYNRHLHLEMEEAVGAVLMDRERQQAAADLGDLLEEEKREKPVKELIRAFSRASEKLEDYMEEIGHLEEEESRLLLDEFLYQYQLLQLMLPELEENGLEEMVKKILRRKTG, from the coding sequence ATGAATTTTGCCGTTCTTTCGTTGAGTAATATAGAGGTGATGCCGGATCAATCACGGCAAAAGTTTGATGAAGAGGCCCTTGATGATCTGGCCCGTTCTATAGAGCAGCTGGGACAGCTGCAGCCGGTGATAGTCAGAAGAAATAAAGAGCAGGGGGCGGCAGATGACAGCCGCTATCAGCTGATAGCCGGCGAGCGGCGCTATCGGGCCATGAAACAGCAGGAAGAGAAGGGAGATATTGCCGCTCTGATAGTCGATGAGGAGATCGAGCCCGAGAAGATTAAGGAGATCAATCTGGTCGAGAATATTCAGCGTGAGGATTTGGACGAGCTGGAGAGGGCTCAGGGGATAAAAAGCTATATGGACAGGCATGATCTCACGGTCAAGGAGGCGAGTTTGCGGCTGGGAGTGCCGCGCACCACTTTAACCCAGTGGCTTAAAATTCTGGAGATCAAGCCGGAGTATCAGCAGGCCGTGCTCGATGATGACTGTTCGCTGGGGCTTTCGCATGTGAGCAGAGCGGTAAGCCTGGGCAGCAGCACCGGCAATCCGGTCCTGACCGAAAAGCTGATAAAGGCTGTTATCAAGTACAATTTGACCCGGGCTGAGGTGGAGAAGATAGGCCGTCTTTACAACCGCCATCTTCATCTGGAGATGGAAGAAGCTGTGGGCGCGGTTTTGATGGATAGAGAGCGGCAGCAGGCGGCCGCCGATCTGGGCGATCTGCTCGAGGAAGAGAAGAGAGAAAAACCGGTGAAGGAACTTATCAGGGCTTTCAGCCGGGCTTCTGAGAAACTGGAAGATTATATGGAGGAGATCGGCCATTTAGAGGAGGAGGAATCTCGGCTTTTGCTGGATGAGTTTTTATATCAGTATCAGCTGCTGCAGCTGATGCTGCCGGAGCTGGAGGAGAATGGTCTGGAAGAGATGGTTAAAAAGATTTTGCGCCGGAAAACGGGTTAG
- a CDS encoding CooT family nickel-binding protein, with the protein MCQSTAYIVRDGEKELFMEDVSEIIPEKEGLTLSGLMGEEKFIEAEIQKMDLMDHEILLEERE; encoded by the coding sequence ATGTGCCAGTCCACCGCCTATATCGTCAGGGATGGAGAGAAGGAGCTTTTTATGGAAGATGTGAGCGAGATCATTCCCGAAAAGGAAGGCCTTACCCTGTCCGGCCTGATGGGAGAGGAGAAGTTTATCGAGGCCGAGATACAGAAGATGGATCTGATGGACCATGAGATTTTGCTGGAGGAAAGAGAATAA
- a CDS encoding HAD-IIA family hydrolase: MLADYEGFIFDLDGTIYLGEELIPGAREVIEKIKNLNKGCVFLSNKPIARRENYAEKLIRLGIETSPEGVINSSLVTADFLAKNLPGAAVYVLGENSLIAELEEAGLEVVNKEGEAEGHKVVEGDFTGKGYDFFRLNHENKDYEDIDCLVVSFDRTLHYGRLNDALQILQKGAKFIATNPDTTCPLKCGEVPDAGSIIAAVEAASGRRVEKIMGKPSAQMIETALSAMNSGRENPISREDCLMVGDRIGTDIKMGKKAGLTTAAVLSGVSDRQEIEKSEIKPDLVLDSVREML, translated from the coding sequence TTGCTTGCAGATTATGAGGGGTTTATCTTCGATCTCGACGGTACCATCTATCTGGGTGAAGAGTTGATACCAGGCGCCCGGGAAGTGATAGAGAAAATCAAAAATTTAAATAAGGGCTGTGTGTTTCTCTCCAATAAGCCCATCGCCCGGCGCGAAAATTACGCCGAAAAACTCATCCGGCTGGGAATTGAAACTTCCCCGGAAGGAGTCATCAATTCTTCGCTGGTCACAGCAGACTTTCTGGCCAAAAATTTGCCGGGTGCGGCAGTCTATGTGCTGGGAGAAAATTCTCTGATAGCCGAGCTTGAGGAGGCCGGTCTGGAGGTTGTCAACAAAGAGGGAGAAGCTGAAGGGCATAAGGTGGTCGAGGGGGATTTTACCGGGAAAGGATATGACTTTTTCCGCTTAAACCATGAAAATAAAGATTACGAGGATATCGACTGCCTGGTGGTATCCTTCGATCGCACCCTTCACTACGGCAGGCTCAACGATGCCCTGCAGATTCTGCAGAAGGGAGCGAAGTTTATCGCCACCAATCCCGACACAACCTGTCCGCTGAAGTGCGGGGAAGTCCCCGATGCCGGCTCAATAATAGCTGCGGTGGAGGCTGCCAGCGGCCGCAGGGTGGAGAAAATTATGGGCAAACCTTCAGCTCAGATGATAGAAACCGCCCTGAGTGCGATGAATTCCGGGCGGGAAAATCCGATCTCCCGGGAAGACTGCCTGATGGTGGGCGATAGAATCGGCACCGACATAAAAATGGGAAAGAAAGCCGGCCTGACCACTGCGGCGGTTTTGAGCGGCGTCAGCGATCGCCAGGAGATTGAAAAATCAGAAATTAAGCCGGATCTGGTGCTCGACTCGGTTCGGGAAATGCTGTGA